The nucleotide sequence CACCTTCATGTCAGATTCAGAAAACTTAGCTACAGGCAATTTCAGCTCTTCAGACATTTGAAACTCATGATATGGCTCATTTTGCAGAACATATACtctgtattgcagatatcatATTGTATATCATTTCTATATAAGCAGTGTTGGTTCATCCGAAGACATAGACAAGAATGCATCATTAAATGACAGCgtcaaatacttttttgtttacttgaggtttttattttatgcttttcCTTTGTCATTCCTCGTTTCTTCTGTTGTCcttgttaaatgttttatattccTTTGTCAAGTTTGAGTAACTAAAACCATCATCTCACACTAATCAGATTGATACatattaagaatttaaacaaatttacacagcaagaagaaaacaGAAGAAGAGGAcaactaaaagaaaaaaaaatcttgctaTTGTAAAGTTTATAAAGGTGATATAGCTATAGAGGGAACTGAACATTTGAGCTCACGTGTAGTCTTTGTATAGCTTTATATTGATTCtaaagcttatttatatgatatatttatgttcatttaaattaagtagtacataataaatacatattatcTACATCATACAACATTATTGTTATAAGCATTGCTAAAAGCCAGTGTTTTAAAAACCCTTTGCTATGtggtgacctttaatttggagtagaaacaCAGAGAGTAAGTGATCGTATTGCATCAGACATGTGTCTATTCGCTCACTGCTGATTGGTTCAATTTAAATTTAGTGAGAGCCATGGAGCAAAGTTAAAAACTGAGCCACCTTGGCACTTTCATGGTGCCTAAAACCAGGGTTGGCGTGTATTTAACTGAaacatacaccgatcaggcatactATTATGACCTTATACGGTATCGTGTTGGTCccctttttgctgccaaaacagcccttaCCTGTCGAGGcatccactagacccctgaaggtgtgctgtggtatctggcaccaagatgttagcagcagatcctttaaatccTCTAAGTTATgatgtggggcctccatggatcgacATGTTTGTTcggcacatcccacagatgctccattggattgagatctggagaatttggaggccaagtcaacacctcaaactcactGGTGTGCTCCTctaaccattcctgaaccatttttgttttgtggcaggagcattatccttcTGGAAGAGGCCATGGAGGCTGGAAGGTGAACATGGTCtgtaacaatgcttaggtaggttgtgtgtgtcaaagtaacatccacatggatggaagacccaaggtttcccagcagaacattgcccaaagcatcacactgcctctgctggcttgccttcttcccatagtgcgtCCTGGGGCCACGTGTTCCCCAGTGTACTTTTTTATTCAGTAAATATGACTGTATTGGATTTAAATATGATCCCACTCCTTCCTTGTCAATCACAAGCAGATTGTACAATGCTAAAGTTTGTAACAGCTACTTGTAAGACTGTGCTGCATTCACATTCTTTTACTGGGCTTGCAGTAAACAGCACAGTAATGTTTGCCTAGTGTGAGGGCTCCATCTTGTGGACAATTATTGTCAGTGTGCCTCTTCTTTACAAAGCTTGAAGTAATTACTATAAATATAATCAAATCTTTATGCACAATTTGGTTACCATCAGactacattatttatttattgtaataaaatCTTTTGACTCATTTACAAATATTAAGTAATGATTATGCTCTATAAACCatagaatatatataaatatatatatatattctatattaacattaatatttaatattagttaattatatatattatatttataatatatatatatatatatatatatatatatatatataaaaaatatttattagatttaataaaaacaaaaaagatgatacaataaaatataactattaaaaaaatgcttaagGTAGCTGCAAGTATTAAATGTGAGTTGTGTGGGGTTGAGTAAATAAATGGTGCATTGTGGTCTATGGATCTGTCTGAAGTGTACATACTGAGTAGACTTagcttgacaagccagaccaacatcaagatgtttggtctggaaactcaccattgacagctcaatctgaggggcgggataaacggttgtctttcaaactccctctgcacgtgataggatagctctacaaccaaccagagcaacgaagttgaagcagagctcgttgattgattaaacattcaccgtatccggaaaaaaaactcagaacacatcttccctttttaagaatgacttcagtgccgttctttgttcttttctcagagaaaagcttaactccaagtcttccagagtcgcggtcaaagctgattcgaatgacagccgttcgccagtttctgtgtttactagaagcacgcaagcgcaactctgccgtcatcatgttaagccccgcccaccgactatacacaatgtgattggcccgaccagagtttggcgtttacagctcagaagtgtattgagagttgctagatgtcactcgcgggcagattagatttgctgccgctagtgtgtgtctagatttctaggctagagtaGACTTGCTTCCCCTAAAAatcaagggtctgtccatatgaACTCCCCTTGTCCACTTGATAAAGCTGAATGCACTTCAAGATAGCGGTGGGGATTCCCTGAGgtgaagtgcttagggaagttctAGAAGTGGAGGTAAACGCAGCCTCTGTGCTATGACTGGAATGCAACACTTCAGCATTCAGTGCAACATTTAGAATCTATAGCTACCATGCAACAAATACCAAAAGGCCTTTTACTGCCCGAGATGATTGTGCTTTATTATTTGCAAAATTCCCATAATTCCCAgtagcattttttttcttgtcttttttttttgtaaagagaTTCCTATGAGAGAGAATGTACACACATGTTCTTTTTTTAGCAgctacacatttaaaataatcttcatttaaaggtgcactatgcaactattccgtccgctagagggcgcctgttcaaaacaaaggcatagtttgatgacgccaagtttgagctcagaatcttgggacatgtggtcttcacctcacagcagtggaaaagaatcgggataggactctggcagaaatcatgttgatggatgcggttattaacgttactgtagtgtgaagcagagcaggagcgagtgttgaggagctgagcaaggccgctggagcgattgttacacaaatacccgcctcgcaagcaccgggacttttattatgacgggacgggacacagttgcaCTTCCgcgtttccggtcatgattataaggtaatgcagctctgtttatcatattagatacatttaagtgtgtttaaaattatgtaatgacgttactctgtgcgttcgctcggcactgctgtgacatgttcacactgctaagagtaaagtgcttctgcagaataaaaccaagggtaacgcagatatgatacgactgacaggcgactcgctcaaacgctatgctgaaacgtcccggttcattggttaaaatagcaattttctcacaatttacaaatagttggaaacatttgggatattgtaagtactcaactgaacaaaatatataacactggtctagtggtttttggattttttttgctgcataaatactacatagtgcacctttaacttaaaaaattttAATAGCCCAAgcatatatataggcctatggtGCATAAAACAAATTCATGAGATAAAAAAACTTTCAACTTTCGTTCCAGCAGTAATCAAGGTAAtcaatagcctgacaagccagacccacattaagatgtttggtctggaatctcaccattgacagctcaatccgaggggcgggataaacggttgtctttcaaactccctctgcacgcgataggatagcgctaccagagcgcaaccaaccagagcaacgaaggtgaagcagagctagttgaaagattaaacttttgccgtatccggtcagcaaaactctgaacacatcttcccttttaagAATAACTTctgtgccgttctttgttcttttctcagagaaaagcttaactccatgggccctatcttgcacccagcgcaattgactttgtacacgacgcatgtgtcattcctattttgcacccgtgcaaagcgcgcttttccctccacagaagcacgtcgctaaactagtgaatgaacttgcgctccctgggcggttcagcgcaaaaaaggaggcgtgttccggcgcaaaaaTTCCCATGTTCATATTTTGCTGtttcattaaacaattgcgccactgaccagaaaaaaacctagtctaaagtcagcggcgcgttgctcattatgctattttaagggcgcatgcttgaccataatgtatagcgtgcacaatgcgcatacactttgctcatgtaatctacacagatgcaacagttatttttgcaaatcataaattgttacactaaaaaaatattaacacaagatgacggaaatcattgtggtgtgctgGCGTCAGGTCCTGATTAGAGGCATATCCACCTCCCGTTACACGGCGTGCCCGATTGATGCTGGAGGGCTTGGACTTTCCCCGTCTTCTAATGTCATTGTAGCGCTTGCGGCACTGGTGCGACGTCCTGGGGATGCCAGCTGATGAAACAATTGTAGCTATTTCCTTCCacgcctgtttaaccgacgctattttgggtgggtttctcccatccccatacaacacaacttctctgtctttcactgctcttacaagaacatcagtctcctcggctgtgaacctcTCCTGGCGTGCGTCTGGTAAATatgccataataatagcaatccataatggaacttgcgcacctgcttttaaagggaatgttggatgccgctctgattggtttattcacgttatgcccaaaccacacctatgaataatgaagctacttcagaccaacccattttagatttgcgccgatttatcccgccgggaaaatagcaacagcgccgagacccgcccacaaagttacttgcgctttacactttgacacttgcgtttcagatcgttaaaataggaccccaagtcttccagagtcgcggtcaaagctcattggaaagaccaccgttcgccagtttctgcacaacttggccgtcattatgttaagccccgcccaccgactctatacacgatgtgattagcccgaccagagtttggcgtttagagctcagaagggtattgagagttgctagacgacactcatggcagattagatttgctgccgctagtgtGTGTCTAGAATTGTAGGCTAGGTAATCAAGGGTTTtccatttaaacacatttcaaGGGTtctgccagtagtgggcactcatgcaacataAGCAATGACGTACagccgagtgaacgagacggagggaagttaaAAAGGGATGGGAATAAAAATTTGGACTTTAATTATCGGAATTAAAAAATTGCACATCAACGCCCTCTCCAGTCAAAATTTGAATGTGATGAGTTTGTAAATCACGATTTtaagtgtcatgaactggctttttttattttttatactgttgtctgaggtcaactaatgatgtttgtgtggtttttacattcaaaaacatcataactaataagttataggctattttctacaatGGTTTTGATACTCTCTCCTGAACTGGGTTTTGATGgacgtgccgcactggagacttagaagtaaacgcccacggttAGGATTGGATATTTGCATacttaatgagcttctgctcccctATCGTATCAATATACGATCTGTAGCAATGCAATAGCTGCtattgcatataaaaacatgttttactcacataagtgtgttgcaccatttttgttatatccaatatagaaggcaaaGTATTGTGTTtaaatctcaatatgtctgcaaaacCAGTGTCGAACTGcatcttgtttacaaatgattatcttgctatcctctgcatgtttattgctcaGTAAAACGATCAGTTTAGCTCTGCAGAGCTACAGAAGCAGCGTAAACTGAGGCGGTGTTTCCACCTTCTAATACGTTATTGATTAGAGAggcttgttttctgggcctggtgtctataaaagcttttttttttttgactaacaatgacgttttcagctctgaaacttacaggatattacCATGAACTttgatatatcaaaggctcaagggaaagttgatttctcaattcataacCACTTTAATTATTGTTTTTCAATATAACAATGAGCCCAAATAACCCAAGCCAATTTAAAATTCAAGTAAGATTTCTGAAAGTGCAATGAGAGTTGATAATGGGTCTTGAAAAATTTGCaaggcatttttattttttcttaatgtCTTAATGTCACTGACCTCTTACTTCCCACACAGGAGATGAATGCtttgcagtattttaaatatgatttgTCAGATAAAAGTTTGTAAAAGAAGAATATGATTGGCTGATAATGATAATGTTTATGATAGCCTACCTGATAACCTAAAGTCCTTGGTCTAATGCACAATCAACATGCGTTTTAAGAGAGgttgaaagaaaagaaaaatatttgatgcatttttatttttttacaattttttatactcaaataaaaatataaaacaccagccaaaaatattcacaatacaaaacattttcaaaacaaattTCAGACCAAATGAATCAAAGCAACCAGATCAAATACTGTATGTACTCAAGTGGTACACTGAAGCTGAAAAGATGAAAATGACAGTGATTGGAAGTGATAATGAGAAGGCCTTCTCAGAAATGGCTATTTTCATTTCCCAGCAGGAATAGGAGGTTTTAATCCCATCCGAAGTTTGCTAATCCATAATCCCACTTGCTTCTTCCTCATTTCCCCCATTCCCTCTGTAAACCCTGACCCACAATGCACAAGTCTGGATGTGAGACAGACCGAACTGCTCCTCTGATTTCTGTTTGCTCACTCCATAGCTTGTCTCCTCCAGCTGGACCATCTTCCAATctgtcataataaatcagaataagGACATTAGTGAATTGAAGGATTAGTGAAGTGGGCCAGAGCTGGTTAGCACTGGTCAGCAGCAAGTCATTGAGAGCTTAGTTGCCAGGGATTAGCATCCATATTACAATGTACGTGAGAGAGGAAAGTGTATCTAAATTGCACCTTGACAATATACTTTTCATCTTTCCTTAAGTTCATGTAgtaatatacactatattgccaaaagtttcgGGACTCCTACCTTTACAtccacatgaactttaatgacatcccatttctaagccgtagggtttaatatggagttagctcaccctttgcagctctaacagcttcaactcttctgagaaggctttccacaaggtttaggagtgtgtttatgggatttttgaccattcctctagaagcacatttgtgaggtcaggcactgatgttggacgagaaggcctggttAACAATCTCCTCCCTAATTCATCTCCAAGGTGTTCTGTTGGGtcgaggtcaggactctgtgcaggccagtcaagttcctccacaccaaactcactcggcgatgtctttatggacctatGGCTTTGTGTACTGGTGtgtagtcatgttggaacaggaaggggccatccccaaactgcacccccccccccccccccccaaaaaatgtaaaacttaTGGATGAGTTAGGGTTTgtcggttgccaggagaacaaataaagttctcctggcaaccgacAAACCCTAACTCATCCATCAGATTCCCaaacagagaagcgtgattggtcacttgGTGGCAGAGTTGCTGTTTGTTCGCAATTGCTTCCAAATGTGTTATAATAGCATTAATagttgaccatggaatatttagtagtgaggaaatttcttAAATAGACTTGCACAGGTGGCAATCACGGTgccatgcttgaattcactgagctcctgagagcaacccattttttcacaaatgtccgtagaagcgtctgcatgcctactgcttgatttttttttatagccgtggccatggaagtgatttgGAATACCTAAATTCAATGATTTAGAGGGATGtctcaatacttttggcaatatggtcTATATACAAAGAGGCCATCAAATATACATGACCATAGGAATGGTCAAAAGGAAAGATTAGACATGAATTAGGTAATGAAGCAATAGTTTAATTGGCCAATGCCAAAAATAATTGCAGTAAGTGTTGCCTTTAATAGTAATTACAGAATGTTCAAGGTGTTAAAATATTCTGAATACTAAATGTGGTTATactaatttgtatttatttatttatttatttatttatttatttatttatttatttatttatttatttatttatttatttatttatttattcattccacaatttaaattatttcgTGACACTGGGCATGCCCACACTCCCTTTTAAGTTATTGTGTGGGTTTTTCCCCTTCATTCTTTCTctgaaactgtttttttttttaaatctttaaaaaaaaaaaacaagttttcCCACACGCATAAAAGCTTCTTATGCTGACCTGAGTATAATCTTGCTCCACCTTAGTATGCAGTTTAAGTTTTACATTTttagctgttgttgttgttgttgttttgaaagttttttttctcagaattaaGAAGTATTcatgttttatataaaaatgcaattacTAGGGCTTGCATTTGTGAATATTGCTGTGATGATGACATTCTGCAGGATTTGCTTACTGGACCcttactgaaaatattattttacattatctTAAACCATTCAGAATTTAAtatgttattaaataataaagaaaactGCTTCTGgtgccaaaaataaataaataaataaatctaagtttaaattaaaactaACCTCAGATAGATTTGTCCCTTGTTATTCACCCGAGAGCTGAGTGACATTTACACAATGAACCCATAATTGAATTTCAAAAACTGCACTCTTTATTATGACAGAGACAATCATAGTGCTTGTCCTCTAAGATTTTCTTATTcctttaaaaactaaaatctggaacagaggatgcaatttcaagcatgaaTGGTACTTGCTTGAAATTTCCTTATCAAAAAATCAAGAAACTCTATGTTACTGTATTGTCATTAAAAATCACAGCCTAAAGGAGCTGAGTTCATAGATCAGAAATTAAAATCTCAAGTTTTTCACACCAGTGAACTCAACTGACAGGACTTTTCtgcatagttatcataactgtTTTATCACACTTTTTTTCTAAGAACATTTGTGGAGGAGTTTTTTGTTTCTGGGCCATCAAAGCACAGATATTAACCTAATTTTCTTGATGACAGATATTCAGCCAGGTAGCAATGTTGAAGTGTTAAGAACGACATAACAGTCTTAAGTGTACTGAGGTCAATTCTGTGCTATATGTATTCATGCTTAATTTCAATGCAAATGCCATTTCAAATGATGCATACTATACaatattattttacttataaGTAGTTATACTAGTAAATATCAAGTGTTACTCAAAAGAGACTCACCCATGGGTGCTAATTGCTGGTTCACTCCCACATGTCTCTGCTACAGAGATGACTGGCACCCTGGGCGGCAGGCTTAGACTGGGCCTTCTGTCTGACTGGCTTCGCCGGATGAATGGCTGAGGCCCTCGTGCAGAAACTGGCAGTCGACCACGCTCACCCCAGGGACGTGGCAGAACACTGCTACCAGTGGAGGCCCATGCCTGAGGGGGCTTGGGTATAGGAACAGGTTGAGCCTCAAATAACGATGATGAGACCGGGCAAAACACTGATCGAGCATTACTAAATACTCTCGAAGAGTCCTCACCACTGTTTTCTCTGGACAGTCGCTGCACTTTTGGGGATGCAGGAGGTGATGGTGCCTTAAATGGGTAGGTTACCCCTGTCATCAGAGTTTGGTCTTGTCGTGATGAAGGGGTGCTTGGTTGTGTTCGTTGGCCAGCCGAAGGTGGGGTGGGGAGCTTACGAACTACAGAAGGGCTCGAAGTTGAAGAAGAGAGTTGGCTTTTTAATACTGGAGGACTAGGGAGTCTCCGATGTAACAGAGGTGTGGATGGTAACATGCGAGATCTGGATACAGGTGGAGTGGCAGGAGTTTGGCTCCTGCAGGCACTGTTTGGCACTTGTGTTTCATTGATTCTGTTTTCCTTTTGTGAGACCTCTACATCACCTTGGCAGGAGGAAATCTGCCTATGGCCCTGCTCAGCAAGTTTCTCTGTCGGTGAGTCAGAAGAATGCCTCAAGTGGATTATCTTTCTTGCTTGTTTGTAGAGAGATGCAGCTTCCTCGCTTTCCGTGTCTGTTTCATGGCTGGAATCATGGAGCACACCCTTCAGAACTCCTCTGGTTTCCTGGTGTGTGGAACGAATTGGTGACATGCTAACAGAGCCCTTACACAAATTCCCCCTACTGGGTAGCACTGTAACAGACTGCAGAGAGGCTCGTAACCTCTGAGACATTGCGGTCCTTTTTGTCAGGGTAGATCGGCCCCTACTTGTTACACTTTCTCCGGTGTCCTTTCCTTGTGCATTTTCAAAGGAATTGTCCATGAGTACCTCAAGTGGAGGAGGTGGTAGATTATCAATGTCAAGATCCTCTGTTCTTTCAGAACATTGTGAATCCCCTCGACAACCGAGTAAACAAGTTTCATTGAATGCTAATGTGCCAGAGGGACTTAAACCTGGAATGATGGGAACACCACACTTCCTTACACCAAGCATTTTTGCACTGTCTGGGATCTGTTTACTTTCCTCCAACCCCTGACTAAAGGTGTCAATAAGTTTTTTAACAGAATTCCTTTCCCTATACAATCCTGAAGATTGGCGAGGTGATGGTGGAGGGCTTGGTGTAGGTATTACCTTAACAGGCCCTATAACAGCTAAAGCTTTCTTgtccttttccttttttttgtctttgtcctttttctttttttcttctatctCATCCGTTGCACTTACTTGCTctacttttgcattgcatgaCTTTCTTTGATTACTTGGAGAAAAAATGTTCCTATTCAAAGAACGCTGCCTGTCAGAGGCAACTGATGAAATGGTTTGCGGTTGCTGGATTTTCTTAGATAAACCTGGCTTTGTATTCCCTTCACACTTAACCTTGGTCATCTTCTCCAGCCTTTGGTTGAGTTCCTTTTGAGTTCTCTCAAGTTCAGTGAGTGTAGGGTCTTCTGCTTTATTACGTAGAGAGTCTGCTGATCTGGAACGTTTTGTAACTGTTGTCTTTTTCTTGGATGGTTTAGAGGTAGCTGTTTGGGGTCTCTTGGAACCTTTGTCACCATCCTCAGTCCATTGGTGACTGCTGCTTTTTGGGCTATCCATCTGTTTTACCTTTACTCCAGGGCCTTGGGATGGCAAAAAACGAATCCGGCCACTAATGGCATCTTTCAGCTTTAATGTCATTTCAATGTTTTGTGGATTCTCTATACGCCTTGCTGGCAAGCGACATGGTTGTCTATGGTCTGAAATAAAAGAATCTGATTGTTTCCTTCTTTTATCATTGCAATTTTCCTCTTCACTACCATTCTCCACATCATCCCCATCACCTTCATCCAAGGACACCGAACCAAGTAGTGATTCTGTATCTCTCTGTTCTTTTGCTGTTATAGTGCAAATTGAGTCTATAGAGTTAAGAGAGCTGCTTTTGCTCATTGTTTTGAGAAGTCTGCCTCTGTATGAGCCTTGGTGTACTGGTGTAAAACCACAAGGGCTACTTGATGTAGCATGAAGGGTTCCTGTTGACTCACAACTTTCTCTGCGTTGGCGTTGTCTGTCTGAACCTGCCAGGGACTCACTTTCTGCCCCAAGTCCACTGTCTTCACTAAAAAGTGCAGAGTCTTCTGGGCCAGGTTTTTTCTGTGATGCAGCCTCGATTCGAGAAAGCAACCGCATTAATCTAGACTCTGATGCACGTTTTGTCCTGAGCTTCTCATCTAGAATTTCAGTAATGGAGGAAAAGTAATCCACTGCTTCCTCAAGGGCGGTATCCCCGATTCCACACACTGACTGACCCACTTGACGCATTTTCTGTACGGTATACTGAAGGAGTTGTTGTAGCAGGTCTGGTGGGGGCTCACTGCAGGTAGAAGAGGTCCCTCTTTTTGCTAATTTGGGTGAGGGATTCTTTTTTTCGCAAGGCCAAGCTAGATGCTCCCCACTTCCTTTTAACAACATCTCCCCCTCTTCCACGATTTCCTGTAGCCCTTTGTTTATTTCCTCATAGCGTAAAACCATGAATGCCACCATGGGTTGCAAGGAAATTTGGGTTTGGGCTGCATGATCGAGTAACCCTAACAGATCTTCATATTTAGTGATGCTAGGGTTGAGATATGCATACGCTGCTTGATGAGCCTTCACAAGTGCCTCTGGAAAGTCtactttttcttcattttttctttccttttctttctTCTTGTTTAGTTTGACACCTTTCTGACCTTTCTTTGACTTCTTTGCACCCTTTTTCTCACAAGCCTCCCGT is from Pseudorasbora parva isolate DD20220531a chromosome 10, ASM2467924v1, whole genome shotgun sequence and encodes:
- the pcare1 gene encoding photoreceptor cilium actin regulator, translating into MGCSPSRGNSLLGAQGAFRRGRTLLPLTHESPGESLSDDGSSGGSCGGDTDRNNSAVRNNTSSTSLGRKLSTAEPETDGAASAKLGTQEININILPQGKERQEEKREACEKKGAKKSKKGQKGVKLNKKKEKERKNEEKVDFPEALVKAHQAAYAYLNPSITKYEDLLGLLDHAAQTQISLQPMVAFMVLRYEEINKGLQEIVEEGEMLLKGSGEHLAWPCEKKNPSPKLAKRGTSSTCSEPPPDLLQQLLQYTVQKMRQVGQSVCGIGDTALEEAVDYFSSITEILDEKLRTKRASESRLMRLLSRIEAASQKKPGPEDSALFSEDSGLGAESESLAGSDRQRQRRESCESTGTLHATSSSPCGFTPVHQGSYRGRLLKTMSKSSSLNSIDSICTITAKEQRDTESLLGSVSLDEGDGDDVENGSEEENCNDKRRKQSDSFISDHRQPCRLPARRIENPQNIEMTLKLKDAISGRIRFLPSQGPGVKVKQMDSPKSSSHQWTEDGDKGSKRPQTATSKPSKKKTTVTKRSRSADSLRNKAEDPTLTELERTQKELNQRLEKMTKVKCEGNTKPGLSKKIQQPQTISSVASDRQRSLNRNIFSPSNQRKSCNAKVEQVSATDEIEEKKKKDKDKKKEKDKKALAVIGPVKVIPTPSPPPSPRQSSGLYRERNSVKKLIDTFSQGLEESKQIPDSAKMLGVRKCGVPIIPGLSPSGTLAFNETCLLGCRGDSQCSERTEDLDIDNLPPPPLEVLMDNSFENAQGKDTGESVTSRGRSTLTKRTAMSQRLRASLQSVTVLPSRGNLCKGSVSMSPIRSTHQETRGVLKGVLHDSSHETDTESEEAASLYKQARKIIHLRHSSDSPTEKLAEQGHRQISSCQGDVEVSQKENRINETQVPNSACRSQTPATPPVSRSRMLPSTPLLHRRLPSPPVLKSQLSSSTSSPSVVRKLPTPPSAGQRTQPSTPSSRQDQTLMTGVTYPFKAPSPPASPKVQRLSRENSGEDSSRVFSNARSVFCPVSSSLFEAQPVPIPKPPQAWASTGSSVLPRPWGERGRLPVSARGPQPFIRRSQSDRRPSLSLPPRVPVISVAETCGSEPAISTHGLEDGPAGGDKLWSEQTEIRGAVRSVSHPDLCIVGQGLQREWGK